In the Dyella jiangningensis genome, one interval contains:
- the ligD gene encoding non-homologous end-joining DNA ligase, with protein MGLFSRQGNCFTPDTRRLVPSSGRVLSCSHRHMASGVPCRAFSGGTPMGRQATEDIVVTHPERVLYPELGITKGDVAEYYRAVMEWFLPGVVDRPTSVLRFPDGIGEQGFFQKHPMRGLSHAGHVRLREESGKWAEYLCPNDASSVIGLVQFGTIEFHPWGARANSLEEPDYLVFDLDPGQGVSWRDIVDAARQMKRRLGKVGLDSFVRTTGGKGLHVVLPLHAACTWDDAKHFVQGFARTLANEQPDRFIAKAAMDERGGKIFIDYLRNSRGATSVASYSLRARAGATVATPLRWQDLAKCKGPGDFTIDTVPRRLARLRGDPWEGFTTLRQDLKQALHAYAEAD; from the coding sequence GTGGGCCTGTTTTCCCGCCAAGGCAACTGTTTCACACCTGATACACGCCGGCTTGTCCCGTCGTCCGGCAGGGTGTTGTCTTGTAGCCACAGGCACATGGCAAGCGGCGTCCCATGCCGTGCATTTTCCGGAGGCACTCCGATGGGCAGGCAAGCCACTGAGGACATCGTTGTCACACATCCCGAGCGGGTGCTCTATCCCGAGCTTGGCATCACCAAGGGGGATGTCGCCGAGTATTACCGCGCCGTCATGGAGTGGTTCCTGCCCGGCGTCGTCGATCGCCCGACATCGGTGCTGCGTTTTCCCGACGGCATCGGTGAGCAAGGTTTTTTCCAGAAGCACCCGATGCGCGGACTGAGCCATGCGGGCCACGTGCGGCTGCGCGAGGAAAGCGGCAAGTGGGCCGAGTATCTGTGCCCGAACGATGCCTCTTCGGTGATCGGCCTGGTGCAGTTCGGCACGATCGAATTTCACCCATGGGGCGCTCGCGCGAATTCGCTCGAGGAGCCGGACTATCTCGTCTTCGACCTGGACCCGGGCCAAGGCGTGAGCTGGCGCGACATCGTCGACGCGGCGCGCCAGATGAAGCGGCGTCTTGGCAAGGTCGGCCTGGATAGCTTCGTGCGCACCACCGGCGGCAAAGGTTTGCACGTCGTGCTGCCATTGCATGCCGCGTGCACCTGGGACGACGCCAAGCATTTCGTGCAAGGTTTCGCCCGCACGCTGGCCAACGAACAACCGGATCGTTTCATCGCGAAAGCCGCGATGGACGAGCGTGGCGGCAAGATCTTCATCGACTACCTGCGCAACAGCCGCGGAGCCACCAGCGTGGCGTCCTATTCGCTGCGTGCGCGTGCCGGCGCCACGGTGGCGACGCCGCTGCGGTGGCAGGATCTGGCCAAGTGCAAGGGACCAGGTGATTTCACGATAGACACGGTACCGCGACGACTGGCAAGGCTGCGCGGCGATCCGTGGGAAGGCTTCACCACGCTGCGGCAGGACCTGAAGCAGGCGTTGCACGCCTACGCCGAAGCGGACTAG